The following are encoded in a window of Emcibacter sp. SYSU 3D8 genomic DNA:
- a CDS encoding YfiR family protein yields the protein MEDLIRIRRLSWFCARAVLALGVMLAGGPGAASAAADNPVEAAVKAAYLYKFGAFVRWPDSAFESPSAAVNVCIAGTDPFGDKLDKAVSGQRIGDRPIVVRRLKTVDPGSGCQILYVGGPDDKEVAAALSAVRGAAVLTVTDDGRGGAAGILQFVIKDNRVRFSIDDQKAAEHGLELSSRLLQLAVSVKPRA from the coding sequence ATGGAAGATCTGATTCGCATCAGGCGTCTGTCCTGGTTCTGCGCCCGCGCCGTATTGGCGCTGGGCGTGATGCTGGCTGGTGGACCCGGCGCGGCCAGCGCGGCGGCCGACAATCCCGTCGAGGCCGCAGTCAAGGCGGCGTATCTGTACAAATTCGGCGCGTTCGTGCGCTGGCCGGACTCGGCGTTCGAGTCCCCGTCGGCGGCAGTCAATGTCTGCATCGCCGGCACCGACCCGTTCGGCGACAAGCTGGACAAGGCGGTCAGCGGACAGCGTATCGGCGACCGCCCGATCGTGGTCCGGCGGCTCAAGACGGTCGACCCGGGTTCCGGCTGCCAGATTCTCTATGTAGGCGGCCCGGACGACAAGGAGGTCGCCGCGGCCCTATCCGCCGTGCGCGGCGCAGCGGTTTTGACGGTGACCGACGATGGCCGGGGCGGCGCGGCGGGAATCCTGCAATTTGTCATCAAGGACAACCGGGTCCGGTTCTCCATCGACGACCAGAAGGCGGCCGAACACGGCCTGGAGCTCAGCTCCCGGCTGTTGCAGCTTGCCGTCTCGGTCAAGCCGAGGGCATAG
- a CDS encoding TonB-dependent receptor encodes MSIEELANVEITSASKTPEPLSDAAGAIFVISHDDIDRAGATSVPDMLRLAPNLQVAQVASNSFAIASRGFNGTLTNKLLVMIDGRSVYTPLYGGVYWDMQDVMPGDVDRIEVISGPGATLWGANAVNGVVNIITKSSAETQGGVIELGGGNLERGAALRYGGRLGPELTYRLYARATDYSSLDQVGGAERQEGWHKPQGGFRLDWTPGDDVVTLQGNFYRGEEKAGALAHQNVSGDNVLARWQHRFDDGSNLQVQAYFDQASRFDANAEHTGFEIRTFDIDVQYSFQVGDWNDVVIGGGERASRYRITGNDALLFVPDRGTLYLTNGFIQDSISLGDSVTLVLGVKLEDDPYSGLAVLPSARLSWKVGDDTLLWAGVSRAVRSPTPYDTGIVLRLGTVDFLTGSKSFKAEKVTAYQIGYRGQPLPQLTLSVSAFFNDYDDLLSVEPTPVTILPLHFENLMRGHTYGIEAWATYQAADWWRISAGVNWLHQDLGFKPGAGQIVGQEFLGNDPDYQFSVRSSVSLGHGISFEAAVRGVGALPDPRVGSYVEADARISWQVTEFLDVSVEGTNLLHRRHQEFVTDGLMGLVQRSFFVSTRWKI; translated from the coding sequence ATGTCCATCGAGGAACTGGCCAATGTGGAGATCACGTCGGCATCGAAGACGCCTGAGCCGCTCAGCGACGCGGCCGGCGCCATCTTCGTCATCTCCCACGACGACATCGACCGGGCGGGCGCCACGAGCGTGCCCGACATGCTGCGGCTGGCGCCCAATCTGCAGGTGGCGCAGGTCGCCTCCAACAGCTTCGCCATCGCGTCGCGCGGCTTCAACGGCACGCTTACCAACAAGCTGCTGGTGATGATCGACGGGCGCAGCGTCTACACGCCGCTTTATGGCGGCGTCTACTGGGACATGCAGGACGTGATGCCCGGTGACGTGGACCGGATCGAGGTGATCAGCGGGCCAGGCGCCACCTTGTGGGGGGCCAATGCCGTAAACGGCGTGGTCAACATCATCACCAAAAGCTCTGCCGAAACCCAGGGCGGCGTCATCGAACTGGGGGGCGGCAATCTGGAGCGCGGCGCCGCGCTCCGGTACGGCGGCCGGCTCGGACCCGAGCTCACCTACCGCCTTTATGCCAGGGCGACGGATTACAGCAGCCTCGACCAGGTGGGCGGCGCCGAGCGCCAGGAAGGCTGGCACAAGCCCCAGGGCGGATTCCGCCTGGACTGGACCCCGGGCGACGACGTGGTCACCTTGCAGGGCAATTTCTACCGCGGCGAGGAAAAGGCGGGCGCCCTGGCGCACCAGAATGTCTCCGGCGATAACGTCCTGGCGCGCTGGCAGCACCGCTTCGACGACGGATCGAACCTTCAGGTGCAAGCCTATTTCGATCAGGCGAGCCGCTTCGACGCCAATGCCGAACACACCGGTTTCGAGATCAGGACATTCGATATCGACGTCCAGTACAGCTTCCAGGTCGGCGATTGGAACGACGTGGTCATCGGTGGCGGCGAGCGCGCATCGCGCTACCGCATAACCGGAAACGACGCGTTGCTGTTCGTGCCCGACCGGGGGACGCTTTACCTGACCAATGGCTTCATCCAGGACAGCATCAGCCTCGGCGACTCGGTCACGCTGGTGCTTGGCGTCAAGCTCGAGGACGATCCCTATTCCGGCCTGGCGGTACTGCCCTCGGCCCGGCTGTCGTGGAAGGTTGGCGACGACACGTTGCTGTGGGCCGGTGTGTCGCGGGCGGTTCGGTCACCCACGCCCTATGACACCGGCATTGTGCTGAGGCTGGGGACGGTCGACTTCCTGACCGGCAGCAAGAGCTTCAAGGCAGAAAAGGTGACCGCCTACCAGATCGGCTATCGTGGCCAGCCGTTGCCGCAACTGACGCTTTCGGTGTCCGCCTTCTTCAATGACTACGATGATCTTCTGAGCGTCGAGCCGACCCCTGTTACAATATTGCCGCTGCATTTCGAGAACCTGATGCGCGGCCACACCTACGGCATCGAGGCCTGGGCCACCTACCAGGCGGCCGACTGGTGGCGGATCAGCGCCGGTGTCAACTGGCTGCATCAGGACCTGGGCTTCAAGCCGGGCGCCGGCCAGATTGTGGGTCAGGAATTCCTGGGCAATGACCCGGACTACCAGTTCTCCGTCCGGTCGTCGGTCAGCCTGGGTCACGGGATTTCCTTCGAGGCGGCCGTGCGGGGCGTCGGGGCGTTGCCCGATCCCAGGGTGGGGTCATATGTCGAAGCCGATGCGCGCATCAGCTGGCAGGTGACCGAATTTCTCGATGTGTCGGTCGAAGGAACCAATTTGCTGCACCGGAGACATCAGGAGTTCGTGACGGACGGCCTGATGGGGCTGGTCCAGCGCAGCTTCTTCGTGAGCACCCGATGGAAGATCTGA
- a CDS encoding EAL domain-containing response regulator codes for MSTEDGRPDGAVRTGVSHRRVLVVDDNAFVRISIRNILLDAGADYVEEARDGDEALAKVSGDLPFDLIFCDLQMPGRDGIETLRGLAGFDTQACIVLMSGEDRNILAAAGRLAKSHGLRILGNVTKPIPAEAVREFLAAANAVVHAPRKRPGGTTRISDDDIRRGLAEREFYVDFQPEVGIADGRIWGSEALVRWRHPEHGLVSPMSFIGVAEQSDTIDLLTDFVLGKALEAQTLWRTQGQDIHVAINISAHSMVNLDMPDHLARIVTMLGGSPAAVTLEVTESCLVDDLSAFLDIATRLRLKGFRLAIDDFGTGFATLEQLSRLPVSELKIDREFVAGAPDNERTRAILEASLQLARSLSLTTICEGVETQAEWNLAADLGADCIQGFYIAKPMAAGELVGWFNAWQMT; via the coding sequence ATGAGCACTGAGGATGGCAGGCCGGACGGCGCCGTGCGGACTGGCGTGTCGCACCGCCGGGTGCTGGTCGTCGACGACAATGCCTTCGTCCGGATCAGCATTCGCAACATCCTGCTCGATGCCGGCGCCGATTATGTGGAAGAGGCGCGCGACGGCGACGAGGCGCTGGCCAAGGTCAGCGGCGACCTGCCATTCGACCTGATCTTCTGTGACCTGCAAATGCCGGGCCGGGACGGCATCGAGACTCTGCGCGGACTGGCGGGCTTCGATACCCAGGCCTGCATCGTGCTGATGAGCGGCGAGGACCGGAACATCCTGGCCGCGGCCGGCCGCCTTGCGAAGTCGCACGGCCTGCGCATCCTCGGCAACGTGACCAAACCCATCCCCGCCGAGGCGGTTCGCGAGTTTCTCGCCGCCGCCAACGCGGTGGTCCATGCGCCCCGCAAGCGTCCGGGCGGCACCACGCGTATTTCCGACGACGACATCCGCCGGGGTCTGGCCGAGCGCGAATTCTATGTCGACTTCCAGCCCGAGGTGGGGATCGCCGACGGCCGCATCTGGGGCAGCGAGGCGCTGGTGCGCTGGCGCCACCCCGAGCATGGTCTGGTCAGCCCGATGTCTTTCATCGGCGTCGCCGAGCAGTCCGACACCATCGACCTGCTGACCGACTTCGTCCTTGGCAAGGCGCTGGAAGCCCAGACGCTGTGGCGCACGCAGGGCCAGGACATCCACGTGGCGATCAATATCTCGGCCCATTCCATGGTCAATCTGGACATGCCGGATCATCTGGCGCGCATCGTGACCATGCTGGGCGGCAGCCCGGCCGCGGTGACGCTGGAGGTGACCGAAAGTTGCCTGGTCGACGACCTGTCCGCCTTTCTCGACATCGCCACCCGCCTGCGCCTGAAGGGCTTCCGGCTGGCGATCGACGATTTCGGCACCGGCTTCGCCACCCTGGAGCAGCTCAGCCGGCTGCCGGTGAGCGAGCTCAAGATCGACCGGGAATTCGTCGCCGGCGCGCCGGACAACGAACGCACCCGCGCCATTCTCGAGGCCAGCCTGCAACTGGCGCGCAGCCTCAGCCTGACCACCATCTGCGAGGGCGTCGAGACGCAGGCCGAATGGAACCTGGCCGCCGATCTGGGCGCCGACTGCATACAGGGGTTCTACATTGCCAAGCCGATGGCTGCGGGTGAGCTGGTCGGCTGGTTCAACGCGTGGCAGATGACCTGA
- a CDS encoding choice-of-anchor A family protein, with protein MKKTVLLACSLWLAFAAPALAAAVVSTDALREWNLIVFGNVTSNSEVEGRSFIGGDLDGSSSNYMIRTPPLSPTRQPGLTVVGNVTGNTKSLNNGSGAVIGGNVTSGFNLNGPAQTVKVGGTISNTNVNQNTVLSGLAASDQYFLADLTQQKTLLQSSLTDLSGSLSQLASNSSVTVANNRATFISAPDSTGLAIFDLTAAQLGNASEIALNVNGADTVVINVSGENIALAKNFLGGTTGLGEKVIWNFYEAKNFALSTAWGGSVLAPLAAAQTSNYIEGSAVFASLQQNGEFHLGTYSGTYFPPLVPPGGDTSPGGGGGTSVPEPATWLLLLGALALLWTGRRTLARRARWASTRP; from the coding sequence ATGAAGAAAACCGTCCTATTGGCCTGCTCCCTGTGGCTGGCTTTCGCGGCGCCGGCGCTTGCCGCGGCCGTTGTCAGCACCGACGCGCTGCGCGAATGGAACCTGATCGTGTTCGGCAACGTCACGTCGAATTCAGAGGTCGAGGGCCGCTCGTTCATCGGCGGCGATCTCGATGGCAGCTCGTCCAACTACATGATCCGCACGCCGCCTCTCTCTCCGACCAGACAGCCGGGCCTGACCGTGGTCGGCAACGTCACCGGCAACACCAAGAGCCTCAATAACGGCTCGGGCGCGGTGATCGGCGGCAACGTCACCAGCGGCTTCAACCTGAATGGCCCGGCGCAGACCGTGAAGGTGGGCGGCACCATCAGCAACACCAACGTCAACCAGAACACGGTCCTGTCGGGCCTGGCCGCGTCGGACCAATATTTCCTGGCCGACCTGACCCAGCAGAAGACCCTGCTGCAGAGCAGCCTGACCGACCTGTCCGGTTCGCTGTCGCAGCTGGCCTCGAACAGTTCGGTGACCGTCGCCAACAACCGGGCCACCTTCATCTCGGCGCCGGATTCGACGGGGCTGGCGATATTCGACCTGACCGCGGCACAGCTGGGCAACGCCAGCGAGATTGCGCTCAACGTGAACGGGGCCGACACGGTGGTGATCAACGTCAGCGGCGAGAACATCGCGCTGGCCAAGAACTTCCTCGGCGGGACCACCGGCCTGGGCGAGAAGGTGATCTGGAATTTCTACGAGGCGAAGAATTTCGCCCTGTCGACCGCCTGGGGCGGTTCGGTGCTGGCGCCGCTGGCCGCCGCGCAGACCAGCAACTACATCGAGGGCTCGGCCGTGTTCGCCAGCCTGCAGCAGAACGGCGAGTTCCACCTGGGAACCTATTCCGGCACATACTTCCCGCCGCTGGTGCCGCCCGGTGGCGACACCAGTCCCGGCGGCGGCGGCGGGACAAGCGTGCCCGAGCCGGCCACGTGGCTGCTCCTTCTCGGCGCGCTGGCATTGTTGTGGACCGGACGGCGGACATTGGCACGGCGTGCGCGCTGGGCCTCAACCCGTCCTTGA
- a CDS encoding nitroreductase family protein, with protein sequence MADASLSDIIFTTRAMRRLKPDPVPDALIEQILRAGQAAPSGGNAQNWGFLVVKDPDVKRQVQVYYQRAYDEGVGKHYAERLASMSAGEARDKLERQVAAVHHLTLHFHEVPVWIVPCLDVGARGPLGMSGASVYPAVQNMLLMARSLGLGSTLTCRHMMFGKECDAIFGLPETVASFAILPVGWPEGKFGPVSRGPLSQVVYRDRWGQPYF encoded by the coding sequence ATGGCCGACGCGAGCCTGTCCGATATCATATTCACCACCCGCGCCATGCGCCGGCTGAAGCCAGACCCGGTGCCCGACGCGCTGATCGAGCAGATTCTGCGCGCCGGCCAGGCCGCGCCCAGCGGCGGCAATGCCCAGAACTGGGGATTCCTTGTGGTGAAGGACCCAGACGTCAAACGTCAGGTGCAGGTCTATTACCAGCGCGCTTACGACGAAGGTGTCGGCAAGCACTATGCCGAGCGGCTGGCATCCATGTCGGCCGGCGAGGCGCGGGACAAGCTGGAGCGGCAGGTCGCCGCCGTGCACCACCTGACGCTGCATTTCCACGAGGTGCCGGTGTGGATCGTGCCGTGCCTCGACGTCGGTGCGCGGGGGCCGCTCGGCATGAGCGGCGCGTCCGTCTATCCGGCGGTGCAGAACATGCTGCTGATGGCGCGGTCGCTGGGCCTCGGCTCCACGCTCACCTGCCGCCACATGATGTTCGGCAAGGAATGCGACGCCATTTTCGGCCTGCCGGAAACTGTTGCATCCTTCGCCATCCTGCCGGTGGGCTGGCCCGAGGGAAAATTCGGGCCGGTCAGCCGCGGTCCGCTGTCCCAGGTGGTATACCGGGACCGTTGGGGCCAGCCATACTTCTGA